A genomic segment from Hypomesus transpacificus isolate Combined female chromosome 13, fHypTra1, whole genome shotgun sequence encodes:
- the fbrs gene encoding autism susceptibility gene 2 protein homolog isoform X6, producing the protein MDGPSRSGGFRQSRRSRSQRDRERRRRRVDLADQRATSPSSGSDRKVSGANSVLGPGGRVCRPAFPGVRHRPPRRRKRESVSCEEDIIDGFAIASFISLEALEMDCSLKPTQRAAMLMGRGSKRKRSPGENGGGPLTDAEEGAPPSYSRSCWNRNRKKRRKTNVKGGAILLLETGYICDTESESADKASDNDMDPTFTVSTRKVMEPTPMSMASSMAKGCPPLPARCSLSRLMVTPCVSGLERSQERSLEPPHPEPVSSTSYSFTCLPSHSPATASRPSHLNGNNGFHQRHEPNPSLSKHKPFLSFPGRPHSIYNMGTSNRSGTSVKPPSSSSASSSLRPPTPSSSMSLSLIRGPGSSGSLRPPSRAGSGSLFTSSPGLPPPPPLLQVSSHGAAEREGRHSVPGTETNGGAGRSTPGGPSASSSSSGSSGRTSQAQPSIQPLAFQFHQHNHQHQHTHTHQHFTPFLHPTATAPPLFEKYAGKMEGLYRHTFFPQYPPSVPGIQPVIPPAGPFGSVQGAFQPKPLVPQGTGPEMNARLGVVPHHLQPKDPRLTDPFGTSLKVSNKPGKWCAMHVHVAWMILSHQKKVKLMHADPHKLDFRNELLARLPGAGDPRLGPLGPLGGGLPPAHDLTRPASLFTAPGGVNPSSSPFIPPSTPHSSFLTPGAHLADPYGRSPPFTPLGALGSSAFGGLGSPTLASSSVFGHKDSPAGVVGGLNNPHDPWNRLHGGPPNFTAGPSWAKGADKRDERDRGKEMERREILHIKDEKDRDNMLYGRPPVRMSPVAPPLKLRSNTPVSHMNGHGGPMAANGPGEDLNRSMSRDRERDRDGDKRPPHTVSSRAPGTSSLVADRDRPRSSSSSVLTTPPPSGPSAPSPHDLYPRQQQPSAAHGHHNESPRPSQRDAGPPSSSSTSATVTSLSQGKKPDRTTTPVPKPSLLPPVKVKEERKEEPEHIPISLPPPPVPSHNYDRPNSRPHHHRSATPSSSSHSLTPTPGVPLPPPTQHQPSHQPSHQPSHQHSHQHSHQPSHQHSHQPSHHHLSLLERSRAQAAIEAYLGSAAGAGGLVIGHGGERFAAHPHGPPQGHPQHPHGFPSWDPWRELAAQQQQQQRREAMAMRSDPHLALRSDPHLARLLQHQHAQRFLEAERAAAMAAAVGANPHHPQTSTSSAPTSVRQEFGLMAHHFDRPPHLGPPSGSLMDEEQRAQIMREDFERARYFGMHSHPHLSGAHLQNHSHAAHMEQLHPGLLPHSHLQPGASNPSPHHPGLYSRIGALHPHHMPNGILGKSPAGLVGALSVGGPPPLIPSVASRSATPPRGSRLGPGDLALYSTHKDGESR; encoded by the exons ATGGACGGTCCGAGTCGAAGCGGTGGGTTCAGACAGAGCCGACGGTCCCGTTCTCAGCGCGACAGAGAACGGCGTAGGAGACGAGTAGACCTCGCTGATCAACGGGCCACATCTCCTTCCTCGGGCTCGGACCGCAAGGTTTCCGGAGCAAACTCGGTTTTAGGTCCTGGGGGTAGAGTATGTCGACCCGCTTTCCCCGGTGTCAGGCACAGGCCTCCGCGACGGAGGAAGCGAGAATCGGTGTCCTGCGAAGAGGACATCATCGATGGTTTCGCCATTGCCAGCTTCATCAGCTTGGAGGCCTTAGAG ATGGACTGTTCTCTGAAGCCTACCCAGCGTGCCGCTATGCTCATGGGAAGGGGaagcaagaggaagaggagcccAGGGGAGAACGGCGGAGGGCCCCTCACAGACGCAGAGGAGGGGGCCCCACCCAGCTACTCCCGCAGTTGCTGGAACAGgaacagaaagaagagaagaaagacaaATGTGAAG GGTGGAGCGATTCTGCTCCTGGAGACTGGCTACATC TGTGACACAGAGAGTGAGTCAGCAGATAAG GCATCTGACAATGATATGGATCCAACATTCACTGTCAGTACCAGAAAAG TTATGGAGCCTACCCCTATGAGCATGGCCTCCTCTATGGCCAAAGGCTGCCCTCCCCTTCCAGCGCGCTGTAGCCTGTCCCGGCTCATGGTCACCCCGTGCGTATCTGGACTCGAGCGCAGTCAGGAGAGGAGCCTGGAGCCGCCTCACCCCGAGCCTGTCTCTTCTACCTCTTACTCCTTTACCTGCCTGCCTTCTCACTCCCCGGCCACTGCCTCCCGGCCCAGCCACCTCAACGGCAACAACGGCTTCCACCAGCGCCACGAGCCCAACCCCTCGCTCTCCAAACACAagcctttcctctccttccctggaCGGCCCCACTCCATCTACAACATGGGGACCAGCAACAG GAGCGGTACCTCAGTCAAGCCGCCGTCGTCATCCAGTGCATCTTCCTCCTTGCGTCCCCCAACACCCTCTTCCAGCAtgtccctgtccctcatccGAGGTCCAGGCTCCTCAGGATCTCTCCGCCCCCCCTCACGAGCAGGGTCCGGCTCCTTGTTCACTTCCTCCCCCGGTCttcccccgccgcccccccttCTACAGGTGTCCTCCCACGGAGCTGCAG AGCGAGAGGGTCGTCACAGTGTCCCCGGGACGGAGACCAACGGCGGGGCGGGGCGCTCTACCCCTGGGGGGCCGTcagcctccagctccagctctggTTCCTCCGGCAGGACGTCCCAGGCCCAGCCCAGCATCCAGCCCTTGGCCTTTCAGTTCCATCAGCACaaccaccagcaccagcacacacacacgcaccaacacttcACGCCTTTCCTGCACCCTACTGCAACTGCACCGCCTCTG TTTGAGAAGTATGCTGGAAAGATGGAGGGGCTCTACCGCCACACC TTCTTCCCACAGTACCCTCCTTCAGTGCCAGGCATCCAGCCAGTGATCCCCCCTGCTGGGCCCTTTGGCTCGGTGCAAGGAGCCTTCCAGCCCAAG CCTCTTGTCCCCCAGGGAACAGGTCCTGAGATGAACGCTCGGCTGGGAGTTGTGCCTCACCACCTGCAGCCTAAAGACCCACGG CTAACTGATCCATTTGGGACATCGTTGAAAGTCAGTAAT AAGCCAGGGAAGTGGTGTGCCATGCATGTGCACGTGGCCTGGATGATTCTAAGCCATCAGAAGAAAGTAAAG tTGATGCATGCGGATCCTCACAAGCTGGACTTCCGTAATGAGCTGCTGGCTCGTCTTCCGGGAGCAGGTGACCCCAGACTGGGTCCTCTGGGGCCGCTGGGAGGTGGGCTTCCCCCTGCCCATGACCTCACCAGGCCTGCCAGCCTCTTCACAGCCCCTG GTGGAGTCAAtccgtcctcctctcctttcatccctccatccacgcCCCACTCCTCTTTCCTCACCCCGGGGGCACACTTGG cagaccCTTACGGCCGCTcaccccccttcacccctctgGGAGCCTTGGGTTCCAGTGCCTTTGGAGGACTGGGCAGCCCCACACTGG CGAGCAGCTCAGTGTTTGGCCACAAGGACTCTCCTGCTGGTGTAGTTGGGGGCCTGAACAACCCTCACGACCCCTGGAATCGCCTGCACGGCGGCCCTCCCAACTTCACTGCCGGGCCGAGCTGGGCCAAAGGGGCTGACAAGAGggacgagagagacagaggaaaggagatggagaggagagaaatccTTCACATCAAAGATGAAAAAGACAG GGACAACATGCTGTATGGTCGTCCACCTGTGCGAATGTCGCCGGTGGCCCCTCCCTTGAAGCTCCGCAGCAACACCCCCGTCTCCCACATGAACGGGCACGGTGGTCCTATGGCAGCGAACGGGCCTGGCGAGGACTTGAACCGCAGCATGAGCagggaccgagagagagaccgagacgGGGACAAGAGACCTCCCCACACCGTATCCTCAAGAGCACCGGGCACTTCCTCTTTGGTGGCAGACCGAGACAGGccgcgctcctcctcctcctcggtgcTCACCACTCCCCCACCCTCTGGCCCCTCTGCGCCCTCTCCCCATGACCTGTACCCCCGACAGCAGCAGCCCTCTGCTGCTCATGGTCACCACAACGaatccccccgcccctcccaaaGAGATGCAGGCCCCCCTTCCTCATCCTCGACCTCTGCCACTGTCACCTCTCTGTCCCAGGGTAAGAAGCCTGACCGGACCACAACCCCCGTCCCCAAaccgtccctcctccctccagtcaaAGTCAAAGAGGAGCGGAAAGAGGAGCCCGAGCATATCCccatctccctgcctcctccccccgtGCCCAGCCATAACTACGACAGGCCTAACAGCCGCCCACACCACCATCGCTCTgccaccccttcctcctcttctcactcGCTGACGCCCACACCTGGGgtacccctgcctcctcccaccCAGCACCAACCCTCACACCAACCCTCACACCAACCCTCACATCAACACTCACATCAACACTCACATCAACCCTCACATCAACACTCACACCAACCCTCacaccaccacctctctctgCTGGAGCGCTCCAGGGCTCAGGCTGCCATCGAGGCTTACCTGGGAAGTGCGGCCGGCGCTGGGGGCTTGGTCATTGGTCACGGAGGGGAACGGTTTGCTGCTCACCCCCATGGCCCACCCCAGGggcacccccagcacccccatgGCTTCCCCTCGTGGGACCCCTGGAGGGAGTTGGCAgctcagcagcagcaacagcagcgtaGGGAAGCCATGGCGATGCGCTCTGACCCCCACCTGGCCCTTCGTTCCGATCCCCACCTGGCTCGGCTGCTCCAGCACCAGCATGCCCAGCGCTTCCTGGAGGCTGAGAGGGCAGCGGCCATGGCGGCCGCGGTCGGGGCcaaccctcaccacccccagaCCTCTACCTCTTCCGCCCCCACCTCCGTACGGCAGGAGTTTGGCCTGATGGCCCATCACTTCGACAGGCCTCCCCACCTGGGACCTCCGAGCGGCAGCCTCATGGACGAGGAGCAGCGAGCCCAAATCATGAGGGAAGACTTTGAGAGGGCACGTTACTTTGGAATGCATTCTCACCCGCACCTCTCCGGCGCCCACCTCCAAAACCACTCTCACGCTGCCCACATGGAGCAGCTCCACCCTGGCCTGCTCCCTCACTCCCACCTCCAGCCCGGAGCTTCCAacccctcacctcaccaccCTGGCCTCTACTCTCGCATCGGGGCCCTGCACCCGCACCACATGCCCAACGGCATCCTGGGTAAGTCCCCTGCAGGCCTTGTGGGAGCTTTGTCTGTCGGGGGACCACCACCCCTGATTCCCTCGGTGGCCAGCAGATCCGCCACACCTCCTCGGGGCTCCAGACTCGGCCCAGGTGACCTGGCTCTGTACAGCACCCACAAAGACGGGGAGTCCAGATAG
- the fbrs gene encoding autism susceptibility gene 2 protein homolog isoform X2 — MDGPSRSGGFRQSRRSRSQRDRERRRRRVDLADQRATSPSSGSDRKVSGANSVLGPGGRVCRPAFPGVRHRPPRRRKRESVSCEEDIIDGFAIASFISLEALEMDCSLKPTQRAAMLMGRGSKRKRSPGENGGGPLTDAEEGAPPSYSRSCWNRNRKKRRKTNVKGGAILLLETGYICDTESESADKASDNDMDPTFTVSTRKVMEPTPMSMASSMAKGCPPLPARCSLSRLMVTPCVSGLERSQERSLEPPHPEPVSSTSYSFTCLPSHSPATASRPSHLNGNNGFHQRHEPNPSLSKHKPFLSFPGRPHSIYNMGTSNRSGTSVKPPSSSSASSSLRPPTPSSSMSLSLIRGPGSSGSLRPPSRAGSGSLFTSSPGLPPPPPLLQVSSHGAADQDLLRQGLNSHFLASQEREGRHSVPGTETNGGAGRSTPGGPSASSSSSGSSGRTSQAQPSIQPLAFQFHQHNHQHQHTHTHQHFTPFLHPTATAPPLFEKYAGKMEGLYRHTFFPQYPPSVPGIQPVIPPAGPFGSVQGAFQPKPLVPQGTGPEMNARLGVVPHHLQPKDPRLTDPFGTSLKVSNKPGKWCAMHVHVAWMILSHQKKVKLMHADPHKLDFRNELLARLPGAGDPRLGPLGPLGGGLPPAHDLTRPASLFTAPGGVNPSSSPFIPPSTPHSSFLTPGAHLDPYGRSPPFTPLGALGSSAFGGLGSPTLASSSVFGHKDSPAGVVGGLNNPHDPWNRLHGGPPNFTAGPSWAKGADKRDERDRGKEMERREILHIKDEKDRDNMLYGRPPVRMSPVAPPLKLRSNTPVSHMNGHGGPMAANGPGEDLNRSMSRDRERDRDGDKRPPHTVSSRAPGTSSLVADRDRPRSSSSSVLTTPPPSGPSAPSPHDLYPRQQQPSAAHGHHNESPRPSQRDAGPPSSSSTSATVTSLSQGKKPDRTTTPVPKPSLLPPVKVKEERKEEPEHIPISLPPPPVPSHNYDRPNSRPHHHRSATPSSSSHSLTPTPGVPLPPPTQHQPSHQPSHQPSHQHSHQHSHQPSHQHSHQPSHHHLSLLERSRAQAAIEAYLGSAAGAGGLVIGHGGERFAAHPHGPPQGHPQHPHGFPSWDPWRELAAQQQQQQRREAMAMRSDPHLALRSDPHLARLLQHQHAQRFLEAERAAAMAAAVGANPHHPQTSTSSAPTSVRQEFGLMAHHFDRPPHLGPPSGSLMDEEQRAQIMREDFERARYFGMHSHPHLSGAHLQNHSHAAHMEQLHPGLLPHSHLQPGASNPSPHHPGLYSRIGALHPHHMPNGILGKSPAGLVGALSVGGPPPLIPSVASRSATPPRGSRLGPGDLALYSTHKDGESR; from the exons ATGGACGGTCCGAGTCGAAGCGGTGGGTTCAGACAGAGCCGACGGTCCCGTTCTCAGCGCGACAGAGAACGGCGTAGGAGACGAGTAGACCTCGCTGATCAACGGGCCACATCTCCTTCCTCGGGCTCGGACCGCAAGGTTTCCGGAGCAAACTCGGTTTTAGGTCCTGGGGGTAGAGTATGTCGACCCGCTTTCCCCGGTGTCAGGCACAGGCCTCCGCGACGGAGGAAGCGAGAATCGGTGTCCTGCGAAGAGGACATCATCGATGGTTTCGCCATTGCCAGCTTCATCAGCTTGGAGGCCTTAGAG ATGGACTGTTCTCTGAAGCCTACCCAGCGTGCCGCTATGCTCATGGGAAGGGGaagcaagaggaagaggagcccAGGGGAGAACGGCGGAGGGCCCCTCACAGACGCAGAGGAGGGGGCCCCACCCAGCTACTCCCGCAGTTGCTGGAACAGgaacagaaagaagagaagaaagacaaATGTGAAG GGTGGAGCGATTCTGCTCCTGGAGACTGGCTACATC TGTGACACAGAGAGTGAGTCAGCAGATAAG GCATCTGACAATGATATGGATCCAACATTCACTGTCAGTACCAGAAAAG TTATGGAGCCTACCCCTATGAGCATGGCCTCCTCTATGGCCAAAGGCTGCCCTCCCCTTCCAGCGCGCTGTAGCCTGTCCCGGCTCATGGTCACCCCGTGCGTATCTGGACTCGAGCGCAGTCAGGAGAGGAGCCTGGAGCCGCCTCACCCCGAGCCTGTCTCTTCTACCTCTTACTCCTTTACCTGCCTGCCTTCTCACTCCCCGGCCACTGCCTCCCGGCCCAGCCACCTCAACGGCAACAACGGCTTCCACCAGCGCCACGAGCCCAACCCCTCGCTCTCCAAACACAagcctttcctctccttccctggaCGGCCCCACTCCATCTACAACATGGGGACCAGCAACAG GAGCGGTACCTCAGTCAAGCCGCCGTCGTCATCCAGTGCATCTTCCTCCTTGCGTCCCCCAACACCCTCTTCCAGCAtgtccctgtccctcatccGAGGTCCAGGCTCCTCAGGATCTCTCCGCCCCCCCTCACGAGCAGGGTCCGGCTCCTTGTTCACTTCCTCCCCCGGTCttcccccgccgcccccccttCTACAGGTGTCCTCCCACGGAGCTGCAG ACCAGGATTTGCTGCGTCAGGGTCTGAACTCTCACTTCCTCGCCTCCCAAGAGCGAGAGGGTCGTCACAGTGTCCCCGGGACGGAGACCAACGGCGGGGCGGGGCGCTCTACCCCTGGGGGGCCGTcagcctccagctccagctctggTTCCTCCGGCAGGACGTCCCAGGCCCAGCCCAGCATCCAGCCCTTGGCCTTTCAGTTCCATCAGCACaaccaccagcaccagcacacacacacgcaccaacacttcACGCCTTTCCTGCACCCTACTGCAACTGCACCGCCTCTG TTTGAGAAGTATGCTGGAAAGATGGAGGGGCTCTACCGCCACACC TTCTTCCCACAGTACCCTCCTTCAGTGCCAGGCATCCAGCCAGTGATCCCCCCTGCTGGGCCCTTTGGCTCGGTGCAAGGAGCCTTCCAGCCCAAG CCTCTTGTCCCCCAGGGAACAGGTCCTGAGATGAACGCTCGGCTGGGAGTTGTGCCTCACCACCTGCAGCCTAAAGACCCACGG CTAACTGATCCATTTGGGACATCGTTGAAAGTCAGTAAT AAGCCAGGGAAGTGGTGTGCCATGCATGTGCACGTGGCCTGGATGATTCTAAGCCATCAGAAGAAAGTAAAG tTGATGCATGCGGATCCTCACAAGCTGGACTTCCGTAATGAGCTGCTGGCTCGTCTTCCGGGAGCAGGTGACCCCAGACTGGGTCCTCTGGGGCCGCTGGGAGGTGGGCTTCCCCCTGCCCATGACCTCACCAGGCCTGCCAGCCTCTTCACAGCCCCTG GTGGAGTCAAtccgtcctcctctcctttcatccctccatccacgcCCCACTCCTCTTTCCTCACCCCGGGGGCACACTTGG accCTTACGGCCGCTcaccccccttcacccctctgGGAGCCTTGGGTTCCAGTGCCTTTGGAGGACTGGGCAGCCCCACACTGG CGAGCAGCTCAGTGTTTGGCCACAAGGACTCTCCTGCTGGTGTAGTTGGGGGCCTGAACAACCCTCACGACCCCTGGAATCGCCTGCACGGCGGCCCTCCCAACTTCACTGCCGGGCCGAGCTGGGCCAAAGGGGCTGACAAGAGggacgagagagacagaggaaaggagatggagaggagagaaatccTTCACATCAAAGATGAAAAAGACAG GGACAACATGCTGTATGGTCGTCCACCTGTGCGAATGTCGCCGGTGGCCCCTCCCTTGAAGCTCCGCAGCAACACCCCCGTCTCCCACATGAACGGGCACGGTGGTCCTATGGCAGCGAACGGGCCTGGCGAGGACTTGAACCGCAGCATGAGCagggaccgagagagagaccgagacgGGGACAAGAGACCTCCCCACACCGTATCCTCAAGAGCACCGGGCACTTCCTCTTTGGTGGCAGACCGAGACAGGccgcgctcctcctcctcctcggtgcTCACCACTCCCCCACCCTCTGGCCCCTCTGCGCCCTCTCCCCATGACCTGTACCCCCGACAGCAGCAGCCCTCTGCTGCTCATGGTCACCACAACGaatccccccgcccctcccaaaGAGATGCAGGCCCCCCTTCCTCATCCTCGACCTCTGCCACTGTCACCTCTCTGTCCCAGGGTAAGAAGCCTGACCGGACCACAACCCCCGTCCCCAAaccgtccctcctccctccagtcaaAGTCAAAGAGGAGCGGAAAGAGGAGCCCGAGCATATCCccatctccctgcctcctccccccgtGCCCAGCCATAACTACGACAGGCCTAACAGCCGCCCACACCACCATCGCTCTgccaccccttcctcctcttctcactcGCTGACGCCCACACCTGGGgtacccctgcctcctcccaccCAGCACCAACCCTCACACCAACCCTCACACCAACCCTCACATCAACACTCACATCAACACTCACATCAACCCTCACATCAACACTCACACCAACCCTCacaccaccacctctctctgCTGGAGCGCTCCAGGGCTCAGGCTGCCATCGAGGCTTACCTGGGAAGTGCGGCCGGCGCTGGGGGCTTGGTCATTGGTCACGGAGGGGAACGGTTTGCTGCTCACCCCCATGGCCCACCCCAGGggcacccccagcacccccatgGCTTCCCCTCGTGGGACCCCTGGAGGGAGTTGGCAgctcagcagcagcaacagcagcgtaGGGAAGCCATGGCGATGCGCTCTGACCCCCACCTGGCCCTTCGTTCCGATCCCCACCTGGCTCGGCTGCTCCAGCACCAGCATGCCCAGCGCTTCCTGGAGGCTGAGAGGGCAGCGGCCATGGCGGCCGCGGTCGGGGCcaaccctcaccacccccagaCCTCTACCTCTTCCGCCCCCACCTCCGTACGGCAGGAGTTTGGCCTGATGGCCCATCACTTCGACAGGCCTCCCCACCTGGGACCTCCGAGCGGCAGCCTCATGGACGAGGAGCAGCGAGCCCAAATCATGAGGGAAGACTTTGAGAGGGCACGTTACTTTGGAATGCATTCTCACCCGCACCTCTCCGGCGCCCACCTCCAAAACCACTCTCACGCTGCCCACATGGAGCAGCTCCACCCTGGCCTGCTCCCTCACTCCCACCTCCAGCCCGGAGCTTCCAacccctcacctcaccaccCTGGCCTCTACTCTCGCATCGGGGCCCTGCACCCGCACCACATGCCCAACGGCATCCTGGGTAAGTCCCCTGCAGGCCTTGTGGGAGCTTTGTCTGTCGGGGGACCACCACCCCTGATTCCCTCGGTGGCCAGCAGATCCGCCACACCTCCTCGGGGCTCCAGACTCGGCCCAGGTGACCTGGCTCTGTACAGCACCCACAAAGACGGGGAGTCCAGATAG